Proteins found in one Microbacterium sp. LWS13-1.2 genomic segment:
- a CDS encoding site-specific integrase, whose protein sequence is MLKPSSFRPLQSAWSKHVEPKWGSRSVGSIRHSEVQAWISSIAGGSTTVRRAHGILAGILDVAVRDRRLARNVARDVDLPAKSRNARRHYLTHEQVQLLVDNSRHPALVLFLAYTGLRWGEATALRIRHVDALRRRVKVEENAVKVSHEVHVGSPKTHRSRSVPYPEFLSLPLAQLAEGKDRDDLLFGDGKTHVLLPASRNGWFTHAVHAAQEADPTFPRVTPHDLRHTAASLAVQAGTHVKAVQRMLGHASAAMTLDVYADLFDDDLDDVATRLDEAKCAAGVVNVLSRARGRED, encoded by the coding sequence GTGCTCAAGCCGTCGTCGTTCCGGCCGCTGCAGTCCGCCTGGTCGAAACACGTCGAGCCGAAGTGGGGGAGCCGTTCGGTCGGCAGCATCCGTCACTCCGAGGTACAGGCGTGGATCTCGTCGATCGCCGGCGGATCCACCACAGTCCGACGAGCCCACGGCATTCTCGCCGGCATCCTTGACGTCGCGGTACGCGATCGACGGCTGGCGCGGAACGTCGCCCGCGACGTCGATCTCCCCGCGAAGAGCCGCAACGCCCGCAGGCATTACCTGACGCACGAGCAGGTGCAATTGCTCGTGGACAATTCACGACATCCCGCGCTGGTTCTGTTCTTGGCCTACACGGGTCTCCGGTGGGGTGAGGCGACGGCATTGCGGATCCGGCACGTCGACGCGCTCCGGCGTCGGGTGAAGGTCGAGGAGAACGCGGTGAAGGTGTCGCACGAGGTGCATGTCGGCTCTCCCAAGACCCACCGCTCGCGCTCGGTGCCGTACCCGGAGTTCCTATCGCTTCCGCTTGCCCAGCTTGCCGAGGGAAAGGACCGCGACGACCTCTTGTTCGGGGACGGCAAGACGCATGTCCTGCTGCCCGCGTCGCGCAACGGATGGTTTACGCACGCCGTACACGCCGCCCAGGAGGCCGATCCCACGTTCCCGCGAGTCACGCCGCACGATCTGCGACACACCGCTGCATCGCTCGCAGTGCAGGCCGGCACGCACGTGAAAGCAGTCCAGCGAATGCTCGGTCACGCGTCCGCCGCGATGACCCTCGACGTCTACGCGGACCTGTTCGACGACGACCTTGACGATGTCGCGACCCGGCTCGACGAGGCAAAGTGCGCGGCAGGTGTTGTCAATGTGTTGTCACGAGCAAGGGGCCGCGAGGACTGA
- a CDS encoding helix-turn-helix domain-containing protein, with translation MDAEDEWLTLAQAADLMRMTKATIAQMRYRGDGPRFYRLSAKTILYKRSEVLAWMESRACNRTDDVLAR, from the coding sequence ATGGACGCCGAAGATGAGTGGCTTACGCTCGCCCAGGCGGCAGACCTCATGCGCATGACAAAGGCCACGATCGCGCAGATGCGGTATCGCGGTGACGGACCGAGGTTCTACCGGCTTTCCGCCAAGACGATCCTCTACAAACGGTCCGAGGTCCTGGCCTGGATGGAGAGTCGCGCGTGCAACCGGACGGATGACGTCCTCGCAAGGTAG
- a CDS encoding nucleotidyl transferase AbiEii/AbiGii toxin family protein translates to MREAGRGRHDGRVAGVLDDRERELIEATFRVDPEQVVRDHVISHALAAIASAGADDVIFFGGTALSRTHLTELRLSEDIDLIALGDRRAIADRIESAVARRLQRSLGAVAFTPPLRDTRHPEPSVMQVGDTRIQIQLLASDGYPAWPTEVVDIEQRYSDAAPAKLRVLTAAAFVASKLSSWSDRQASRDLYDLWAMSERGLIDAEAVDLFGRLGSYTSAASVPFTNIPSDAEWNAALSHQGMIRIGPGDAAKAVRVAIEAALER, encoded by the coding sequence ATGCGGGAAGCCGGTAGGGGTCGGCACGACGGGCGGGTCGCCGGAGTGCTCGACGACAGGGAAAGGGAACTCATCGAAGCCACGTTCCGAGTCGACCCCGAGCAGGTCGTCCGCGACCACGTGATCTCCCACGCCCTCGCGGCCATCGCGAGCGCGGGAGCTGATGATGTCATCTTCTTCGGCGGTACAGCGCTGTCACGAACCCACCTCACCGAGCTGCGTCTGTCAGAAGACATCGACCTCATCGCGCTGGGCGATCGACGGGCGATCGCCGATCGGATCGAGTCTGCAGTCGCGCGCCGACTGCAGCGGAGTCTGGGCGCTGTCGCATTCACTCCACCTCTTCGCGACACGCGTCACCCCGAGCCATCCGTGATGCAGGTCGGCGACACCCGCATCCAGATTCAGCTCCTCGCCTCGGACGGATATCCCGCGTGGCCGACAGAAGTCGTCGACATCGAACAGCGGTACAGCGATGCGGCGCCGGCGAAGCTTCGGGTCCTCACGGCCGCCGCATTCGTCGCGTCCAAGCTGTCCTCATGGAGCGATCGCCAGGCATCGCGAGACCTCTACGACCTCTGGGCCATGAGCGAGCGGGGCCTGATCGACGCCGAAGCAGTAGATCTATTTGGGCGACTGGGTTCATACACCAGCGCCGCGAGCGTGCCGTTCACGAACATCCCCTCCGATGCCGAGTGGAATGCCGCTCTCAGTCATCAAGGCATGATCCGAATCGGGCCGGGGGATGCCGCGAAAGCAGTACGGGTTGCGATCGAGGCTGCCCTCGAGCGCTGA